The proteins below come from a single Microtus ochrogaster isolate Prairie Vole_2 chromosome 14 unlocalized genomic scaffold, MicOch1.0 chr14_random_3, whole genome shotgun sequence genomic window:
- the Sh2d6 gene encoding SH2 domain-containing protein 6: MAMSLQPATPKQGPGFGRRGRGAPARVVTDLEEKHNEDIYLECEPEPLPALTRTPSSKVLIPPVPLPRTSGLPKSMVAHWESWKGTVDTPLKGSALNREAASVCPKISSHLDVTQGLSAGRRLSASSIVPAQSTSAVEDGSLRGQPWYSGNCDRQAVERALLHFQKVDICALLAFSEIPSIHCPWAVLLKGRVFNIPIRQLDGGHHYALGREGRNHEELFSSVAAMVQHYTKHPLPLVDRHSGSRGFTCLLFPTKP, from the exons ATGGCAATGAGCCTGCAGCCTGCAACCCCAAAGCAGGGACCTGGTTTTGGAAGGCGAG gGCGAGGTGCACCTGCTAGAGTG GTAACAGACCTTGAAGAGAAACACAATGAGGACATCTACCTGGAGTGTGAGCCAGAGCCAC TCCCAGCCTTGACTAGAACTCCAAGCTCCAAAGTCCTGATACCCCCAGTCCCTCTGCCAAGAACATCTGGATTACCCAA GTCCATGGTTGCTCACTGGGAGTCttggaag GGAACGGTGGATACCCCATTGAAAG GGTCTGCACTAAATCGGGAAGCTGCCAGTGTGTGTCCCAAGATCAGTTCTCATTTGGATGTCACGCAAGGACTGTCTG cAGGGCGGAGGCTGTCTGCTTCTTCTATAGTCCCTGCCCAGAGCACCTCTGCTGTCGAG GATGGGAGCCTCCGTGGTCAGCCTTGGTACTCAGGGAACTGTGACCGCCAAGCTGTGGAGAGAGCCCTGCTTCACTTCCAAAAGGTGGACATCTGTGCACTCTTGGCCTTCTCTGAAATCCCTTCTATTCACTGCCCATGGGCTG TGCTCCTCAAAGGCCGGGTCTTCAACATTCCCATCCGGCAACTGGATGGTGGACACCACTATGCCCTGGGCCGGGAGGGCAGGAATCATGAGGAG CTCTTCTCCTCCGTGGCTGCCATGGTTCAGCACTACACCAAGCACCCACTGCCCCTCGTGGACAGACACAGCGGCAGCCGGGGATTCACCTGCCTGCTCTTCCCCACCAAGCCCTGA